Proteins co-encoded in one Arachis hypogaea cultivar Tifrunner chromosome 11, arahy.Tifrunner.gnm2.J5K5, whole genome shotgun sequence genomic window:
- the LOC112720698 gene encoding putative invertase inhibitor: MKSSTSSSSGLVINFLLILIFIIQFSNGSNYINLISKSCKEASETDPDFSYGFCVNSLIEAISKNHSSPQPNSIEDLVVIVIKLTKSNGTNIISKISRLLRNKNYLVDPYVRACLKDCFDLYHDSLYSLEDAAAAFRSKDFYTAITKLSAASDDPTTCEDQFKEKKGVSSPLTKDNQVYYQLNIIALAFTQMCNHHV; this comes from the coding sequence atgaAGTCCTCcacctcatcatcatcaggcctAGTAATTAATTTCCTTCTCATCTTAATCTTCATCATCCAATTCTCAAATGGTTCTAACTACATCAACCTTATCTCTAAATCATGCAAGGAAGCGTCAGAAACCGACCCAGACTTCAGCTATGGTTTCTGTGTTAATTCCCTTATTGAAGCCATATCCAAAAACCACTCATCACCACAACCCAACAGCATAGAAGATCTTGTGGTCATTGTAATTAAGCTAACAAAGTCCAACGGCACTAACATCATTTCCAAAATCTCCAGGCTCTTGAGGAACAAGAACTATTTAGTTGATCCATACGTGAGGGCTTGCTTGAAGGATTGCTTCGACCTCTACCATGACTCGCTGTACTCTTTGGAAGACGCCGCGGCCGCTTTCCGGTCCAAGGATTTCTACACTGCCATCACAAAATTGAGCGCTGCCTCGGATGATCCGACTACGTGTGAAGATCAATTCAAGGAAAAGAAAGGTGTTTCCTCTCCTTTAACGAAGGATAACCAAGTTTACTACCAACTCAATATTATAGCTCTTGCTTTCACCCAAATGTGTAATCATCATGTTTGA